The DNA window aataaaaacgaaatagggctagggatgtggctcattggtcaagCGCCCCTgaaatcaatccccagtaccctaccTGCAAAAGTCCACTACTTTGACACTATCTCCCAAAAAAGTCTCTCTAACATTTTTAGCACTGGCAGGAGTCAGCTAAGACCTCCTCAGTGTTATGACCCAAAAACCTGAGAATAAGTATTTATGCTTCATGCTGACAAAATGCACAATGTTGAGCATGCCCAATTAGAGTGAAACATCGAAatgtgaataagaaaaaaataacctaTGACAGTTCTACAGTCATGGTAGGAGACGCAGCCCATTTAACCAGGaaagataaaaattaatgtcTTCCGGAAGGGCCTTAATCTTCTACAAGGTCTTTTCAATTAATTTAACCATGAATAATTTCCTTTTTGAATTACttgaaattttccattttaaatatcaGAAGGCTATTTCTCAACCCATTTCTGTAATTAGATTAAGCCCCGTACTTCACGCTGGGAAACAGAATTCCTTTCTATTCGTTTTCTGACAACCCAAAGTCCTGGGTCCTAAGGAGAGTTAAAGCAAGTATCTGAGACTTCAGAGACAAGAGAGTTGTTTCAGTTCAACCCACTCCTGTTTCCTAAAGAATAATGTCCAAATATCTTAGCAGAACATTCCAGATGCTTCAAAATAGAACCTAAATGCCCTGTGTACCCCACAGACCAGCAGAGTCCTCACAAGATACCTCCAAGACATCAGTGATAGGGGAGAAAACAAGTCACAGTCCGTCAGCAGGGAGGGTGGTAGGAGCCCAAAATCTGGGACCAAGTTGTAGGTGGAAGGTGGGCCCATGGAACCAAGGGTTCAGAACTGAGAGATCAACCCAAGAGAAATCAGCTGGAATCAAAAAAAGGAGAACCCAGAACACCACAGAGTGGTTGAAGCTGGCCGTTAGGGACCCAGTGAAGGTGGCTGGGCTTGTTTATAaagggtgggaggaggaagagataGAAACCTGATCCCCAGCCTCATCTACAGGAGGAAGCAGGGCCCATCGACCTGTGTTCTGCCCCTTCATGCCTCTGTGCCTCTATACAGGTAGTTCTTCTACCTAAAGTGCCATTACTGCTTTTTGTACCTAATAAACTCTCACTTCTCCCACAGCGCTCACCTCTCCTCTGCAAAGTTCTTCCCTGTACCACCACATCTGTGCCACCTCTTTCTTGTACACACACCTCACCTCTAGTACTGAACAAGCACAATATTTGGTATGCAGTAGGTGCTTAACAAGtttttgttgagtgaatgaaaagttaaaaatagttgggggtgggggttgtggctcagtgatagagtgcttgcctagcatgtatgaggccctgggtttgatcctcagcaccacataaaaataaataaataaaataaagattaaaagaaaaagaatagtttACACTAAATTCAATAGTTGCATATGGTGTTAGAAAGTTCTACTGATATTGGCAATAGTTCAAAAAATGAGGCCATCGGGTCAGAAGTGCTTGGCTTTCCCCCTGAGTCATctaagacagagaaagagagacagaaggaaggggaaaaaagagTCCTTTGATAGACACAATCCTTGTCTCATATTCCTGAATCAAGAGGAGAAAAACTATTGTCAGCATCTAAAGGAATGAAATTTAACAGCTGCAGATTCTTTGGTAATGAATTCAAAGGTTTAACAACTGATATTCAAAAAATTATAATAGTGTGTGGTCAGTGGAACACCTGAAAAACACCAGAGAATCAACTGATGTAGGTAGTCTCCTAGGGCTTTTCATACTGAGGATCAGACGTACCTGACAGATTCAAGGTCCACCTGAAGATTCTGATATAAAAGGTTTGGATCAAGGCATCTTGGCCCAAAAACTCCCCCCCCCAAGCTTTTGTAATAGTGAATGCAGTTATTGTAATAGTGAATGAAGGCACTGAATGGTTGCCTCCAAGCCACTGATGATGTCACCTGTGGTATACGCAGCTGAACATTAAAGGAGATGGGGTAGCTGTCTGCTTGGTAGGTCAGAGAGAACCCTCATTAATAAcaattaagggctggggatttagcttggtgggtagggtgcttgccttatATGCTCAAGGCTCTGggctctatccccagcaccacaaaaaaaaaataataataataatcattaatTAATTAGTAATAATAGTTAAGCCTACCATGTACTTACCTGGATCATCTCATGTGATCCTCCCAAAAAGCGTGTAAAGGTAGGGCTGGTATTATTCCCACTGCACAGTTATAAGAACGGGAGCTTAGAGAGGCTAAGTAGCTTATCCAGCTACTAGGTGACAGAAGTGGGATTCCAAATCCTGACCAGTTATTCCAGAGGCTGTGTTCTTAGCCACTGTGCAATACTGTGCAATGCTGTCTTTTTGCTAaagtatttgggaaaaaaaagtacCTCCCTAAAACACAGCGTCTTAATGAAAGCTGCTTCAATCTGTATCACCTCTGGACCATTTTGTCCAATAATGCACAGGAACTAATTCTTTTGATAAATCTTGGACACatctccccccaacacacacacaccctgtctTTTGTTCATCTCTGTATCCCTATATCCAAATAGCACAATGTTTGGCCCATTACATATGCTCAGTAACTATTTGATGAATTTAAAGACAATTCTGCAACCATAATAACCACCATGTGACTATACCAAGCCCTCCACTTAATCAAAGCTCCTGTGCTATGCTGCCCACATTGAAACAGACTGAAAACTGTGAGTTGGCTACCCATGGGGAGGACACGGCCAGCATGAACACACTGATGAGCTTCCAAGGGATACACATGCTTTCTCTCTGTGACTATATATTGAACAAACCTGGAAGGATCTGGGGTCCCAGTGAAGTAGTGGATGCACGGCGAGCTTCTATTCTGAGGCAGGACAGACACTATACTGGCTGTGGTGAGGAAAGATTCAGAGTCTATGCAGACTCCACTGGCTTTGTCCCGTAAGATGTCAATCATTGTCTGTACAGTGATGCTTTCTGAAAAAGAGAGATGGATAGCGGGCATGTAACTGTGGCACGTTGTTAGCCAAAACCCATTCACTCCTTTCTTTTTTACATTAATAAGCCCCTGAAATTAAATCTGGAAACATAACCACTCAATGACAGAATACATGTCCCAGCTTTCTTTGTGACTAAGTCTGGCCATGTGGTCAATTCTGACCAATGGGAGgtcagtagaaatggtatgggcaACTTCCTGGTCACATCCACATCCTTGCCTTTCATTTTTCTCCCTTCCTGTTTGCTGGGAGATGCCAACAATCAGGCCACAAATGGAGGTCCAGCCCTAAACTATCCATATACATCTGGACTATCCCATGGGAAAGGAAGAACTTCCGTGTTCTTCAAGCCACATTAATTTGGAGTCTCTCTGTTACAGCACTTAGCTACACCTCAACTAGTACAATaactcaatatatatatatatcctttagGAAGTGTATGCAGTCTGGAAACAGACCCCCAAGCTAGTGCTATTTGGGATCAATACTAAATTTGGAGAATGATCTCCCTACAATCAGAAATATACACAGAGTGAGGCATTTAGAATATTTGGAGGCTTTAAGATTATTGTCTCTGAATtgagatgaatgaataaacaaatcctTGAGCCAGGcggggtggtacatgcctataatcccagcagctcaggaggctgagacaggaggatcgtgtgttcaaagccagacttagctatgtagcaaggccctaagcaacttagcaagaccctgtctctacataaaatataagaatggggctggggatgtggcttagtggttaagcacccatgggttctATCCccggtacaaaaacaaaaaaaatctttgtatGGGATCCCACATCTACAGGCTCCTCTCTGGTTATAATTCATTAAAAGGCTATTTCAGTCTGTGTTCACAAAGACAGAATCAAAACATCTCATAGGGAGAGAATTTGCTAGCACAATGCATATCCTCTTTATAAATCTCTATAACATgtcacaactaaaaatattttaaatgtctttgatttttttttttaactatccaGTGTTCAAACTTTCTTACTTTCTCAAAAATTAGGTATTGATTTGgagtttttcatttgtttgttgtgGGGGACTGCAGGGCTGTAGATGGAACCCGGGGCCCTGAGAATGAATGCTCAGCATGGGCTCTACCACTATACTACATCTCTAGTCCTGGTGTAGGATTTGAATCAGAATCCAACAGGTtggcaatatctcttgaatattttAATCTCTGCCTCTTGATTTTTCTTCTTGCACCTTATTTGTCATAGAAATCAGGTCATTCTTCCTGTAGAGTTTCACACAAGCTGGACTTGCACGTGGCATCCTCCTGGTGGAACTGAAGATGTTCCTCTTTTCTGTGCATTTCCTATAACCTAGAGGTTTCCTATAACCAGAAGTTTCATCAGATTTAAGGATACTGTTATGCTACGAACTACTGAACAACTTTCATCAAGctagttttgatttcattaaaaatctttagaagttctttttcaaattctcattttaaaatgaatactttCTTACCTTCCTATCCAGAATATATGACTTAAGTTTCACAGCAAAAGCCCTAAAGTATTCTTCTAGATGACAGAAAAGGAAACTTTTTTCTTAAAGGATCAGGTAGAGATTATTTTAGGCCTATGGACCATACGGTCTCATTTTAACTTCCCTGTTGCAATGGCTCAAATTCACCAGTGCAGCATGAAGGCAGAAATAAACAACACATAAATAACAGGTGTGTGCTACAGCTTGGATTCTGAACATCCTGAAAGGCCCTTGTGTTAACAGCTTGGTTTCCCCCCTGCagtgctactgggaggtggtggacctttaggaggtggggcttaGTAGAAGGAAGTTAGATCCTTGAGGGCGTGCCCTTGAAGAGGATATTGAGACCCTGGCTCCTCCCCATCACCCCTCCCAAACAAGCATTTCCTAGCTGCCATGAGGTGTGCTATGTCTTTGCCATGTGCTCTTATGTTGATGTGCTACCATATCACACGcccaaaagcaatggagccaaccgaccatggactgaaacctctgaaactatgagccaaaataaatctttcctccttataagtttgtttatctcaggtattttgtcacagtgacaaaaagatgACCAACAGAGTGTGTCTAttccaattaaattttatttacaaaacgGGCAGCTGCTGCAGGATGTAATTTGCTGACTCTCGTTCTAATGGATCAAAAGTTTAATTTAtaccatgcttgtaatcccagcagttcaggaggctgaggcaagaggattccgagttcaaagccagcctcagcaaaaagcgaggcactaggactggggttatggctcagcagtagagcactcgcctatcatgcatgaggccctgggttcaatcctcagcaccacataaaaataaataaataaagatattgtgtccgacttacaactaaaaaaatagatattaaaaaaaaaaaaagaagccaggtgctaagcaactcagaccctgtctctaaacaaaataacaaaatagggctggggatgtggctcagtgattgagtgcccctgagttcaaaaaaAAGTTCAACTTACAAAATACATACACAACTAGCAAagataaaatgtgaccagtgtggGTTTTTTGGAAAACTTTCCTCTCTGGCACAAAAAATGGTAAACTATCTAATCAATACACTTACCTAAATATGGATTCTGATTAAGTCAGTAACTGGTAGCAGAGAGAGGGTTGATGAAGAGAATTCAAGACACTTCTACTCAACAAAGGTTCATGGAACAAAGGACTATGCAAGTATCACAAGAGGATCTTAAGATGAATAAAAGATAACACCCCTGCCCTCAAGGCCCAGCAGACTAGTGGAAAAGAGGAAACTATAAGGAGAAAATAAGCCAAATATATAACTGAGCTATAAGGAGTAGACTTATTTGCAATAAGTATCACAAAGGACAACATGATAACATCAatgttcaaagaaaaaaataacatcagTAAAAACAAGGGACCTCCATGGGCAAGAAAATATTGTGTAAAAATAAGTATGAGTTGTCTTCTTGCCTGGAAACCAGGGAATTTGGGTTAAAGTGAGTCTTTATGTCTAAAGTCCATTCTCTACCCCTCCTCTTCATCCTTCCAAATCCAGACCAGTGCTCTGCAATAGCTACAAGCAAAGTGTGAGAAGGAGAATCCTAAAGGACAGCTCGACTCACCTTCTTGCTTTTCTAAGCTGTCTTTGCCTGCACAGTTGTCTGGGTGGTCATCAGCTGGAGAAAAAATCTGGGAAAAATTGAACTCATCCTCTCCCATCCACCAGCCTTGACTCTGAGCGTAAGTCCTGAGTTCAGGGTGCTCCGCGTCCATCTTTGTAGTGAGGGAAAGCTGATTGCAGATGCACTTTACTCCCTCTGCAGAGTACAAAGCAAGTACACTTAGGAAAACTTAATCAGGAAATGGAAATTCATGGGAAATCCTTCCTTGGAACACTAACTTTATAGGAAGGAATGAATTCAAATTTTGAAGCAAGAAACACAATCTTGGTCCCCTTTCTAGTTCCACCAATATTGACTGGCATCATCACATTTTAAATGTGTAATAACTTTATTGCTCTTGAATTCACAATCAAAATGAAATACACAAGGCCCTTCATTCTAAATAACCCCAAGTGGTGCATTACCTACAAGAGAAGTGAAAGGTCCTTTGAAAGAGGTAATGCTgacaagatttagaaattcctccAAAAAATGTTCTGTAGCATCCACAGGTCCCTCCCTCCCCAGTCTGACTCTTTTTCACCTGGAAGCACATGTTATACCACCCCGACTCAcccaaatacatacacacacacacacacacacacacacacacacacacacaatctataATGCAAATCAGATACTTCTTTGTTCaacattttttcaacatttaGAAAACCACATGGCAATGATAATGAATCATTTCAGAACAAGGAATGGCCagacatagtggcacatgcctttaatcccagcagctcaggaggctgaagcaggaagatctcaagttcaaagccagcctcagcaattgagcgAGACTATaaacaacctagtgagaccctgtctcaaaattttaaaaaatttaataaaggaCTGGGGTCAATcactggtgcaaaaaaaaaaaaaagtggggagaaTGTAcctataaatatatgtgtgtctaGATGTATGTGTGAAAAATATATGGAAATATTTtccttataaatatatgtatacctAAATGAACTCAGAAAGGACTGCCCTCTGAGTACACTCTCCCTTAATGAATGAGGATTAGGTGAGAAATACTCTCAGCTGAAGACTTGCTctgtttcttcaatttctttcttccttttttttttttttttttcagtttgtatatggacacaatacttttatttatttatttatatgtggtgctgagaattgagcccagtgcctctatatgctaggcaagtgctctgccactgagctataactccagccctGTTTCCTCCATTTCTGTATTTGCAGGCTGAGCTTCAAACACATGGAGAGCAACTTGGCCTTTGAGCTTGAGATGGTGTTCAGAGTGTAAACATTAAGCTATCAGGGCTAGTGCACAAGACCCATTCACAATTGTTGCTCCCAGGGAACATGCTGAGCTTCCAAATTCTTGAACAATAAAGTGGGAGAAAGCAAGTCAGCCTAAACTATAAGCTGCTATAGAGCCATCACTTCCTAAAACCCAGTCCCTAGAGGCAGGCTCAGTGCTGGGCTAAGTGCACCCAGGATGTGTTGCTTCACTGATTTAAACTTCCAAAATAAGCACTCCTGGATGATGGGCACTGGTCTGGATTTGGAAGGATTTTTTTTCAGAGCGTACCATAGGAGTCAAATTataaacaattttaaatttttttaaaatttgttttagccTAAACTGGTGATTTTGACATCATTTAtactaagttttgtttttttgttttttcataaacAGCTCCACAGATGTTACTCTCCTAGAGGGCTGATTTATGGTTGACATTTGCTTTTAGGAATCACCATTTGGAGGACAGAGCGcattaatcctactgccatcgatCACActactgctgggatcacaggacaAGAAATCGATAAGCCCAAGAAatggttgtgtgtgtgttttttttaatttgaatgttTAGTGAAAGACAACATTCATTTTGTGGAGATGGATTTTTTAAGCTATATTTTGAAGGGGCTCGGCTTTTGAAATGAAGTTATAGATCAAAACATCTTTGATTCTACTTAAAAGTAATATGATGGCTTTGAAGCATAGCCCACTAGCCTTCTCAATGGAACCATTCAACAGGAAGACttcaggggctgggttgtggctcagcggtagagtgctgaggccctgggttcgatcctcggcaccacataaaaataaataaaataaaggtattgtatctatcCACGGTTCTTCCTCTTGGAAGGGCCTTATAGTAAGGAGttcgagggctggggttgtggctcagtggtagagtgcttgcttagtgtgtgtgaggcactgggttcaatccccaataccccatattaaaaaaaatactaaataaacaaaagtattgtgtccatctacaactaaaaacattaaaGAAAGGAGTGTGAGGTTCCTGCACTGTGGGAGAGATGGAGACCTAATGAGCCACACAGGTTGCCCTTGTCCTATAAATACTGAAAGAGTTGGGCAAAGTGGGCACAGGCCCTGCTGATTCCATGCTAGGTAGAGAGGGGTAAAGAAATTCCTGTGGTTGCTGAGGGACCCCCTAGCCCATTCAATAGTCTTATGGGAATGAGAAAACACCACTCCCTTATCCAGGCAGACACCGCCTTCACACAGTTTGACCAGAAAACCACTATCCAGATTTCTCTGCCTCCAGGGGCAACTAACTGTGTATGGGGTTCAATGTGCCCAACATCCAGAGAAGCCCTGATCACTGGACTTTGTGCACAGGAAACAAGCATGACTTTCAATTACTGAACCAGATCTGCTTCTAACTCAGGTCAGATCTGGCACCAGTCACCCCTTAAGGAGACTGTGGCAAACAGGTTTCATCCCAACATCATTTCTGATTCATTGGTAAATTaggttgaaaaaaaatacataggccAACTATAGGTTCAATAAGAAGTATGCAGGAATCTACCAGCCATGTCTTTGTGGACACAGGAGGGAAGAGTGGCAGTGCATGTGCTATGCATTTATCATTCTGTCCTAAAGAATGTAAGAGTATGTCACTGGCCAATCCTCAGAACCCTTGGGAGCCTTTTAACCCATTCTGGGATCCAATCCCATCTAGAATATGAGAGTGCTGAGGTACTGATTCAAGGTCACCAGTCCCACCTCTAATGCTTCCTTCCCTGTGCTGTCTTAGGAGCCAGGGCCACAGAGCAGCAATTTTATGAGCACTAAATCCTTCCATGAGGATTATCAAGTTCTCTGCCCTTCTAGGAACATTGCCTCACAGAGAAATGGCCTGACTGGTCTAGAGTAGTACTGAATAGTCTTCGCACAGATCCAAACTCCTTCTTTTAGAGGACCATTCCAACCACAAATACAGGGCACTGTAGCTGCTTCGAACTCAGGTCAGTTTCCCGTTGAAGGGATTTGTCGATCTATTCTCAATGACCACCTTGGTCAATAGAGTAACGGTTTGAGTCATGCAGCAGCCTGTAGTCAGAATTGGTTCCTGCCcggaaagcaaacagaaaataGGAAATGTTAGGAATATGCTTCCCAAGGGCCTGCATCCCTTCACTCTAGATTCAGAAAACCCAAGGTGCATCTCCAGAAACAGATGCCCAGAAGTGAACGGTGCGCTTAGGCATGAAGAGCCAGTACAGTCAGGGGCTGCATGGTAGCATGATTTCTCTGGGTCTGGTGCTGTGGGTCCAGCCAACATCCATCTCAGTCTTTCACATGCTCAAAACCACTCACCTGTGATTTTCTCAGCAGCCCAGTATTTCCCTATGGTCTCAAGCACCCAGGCCTCGTCTCGATCCACAAGCAGATACGCACTTTGGAAGCTATGGCAGGAGTTTGCATCTTCATAATAATTCCCACCTTGTCCATGTTCTTCCAACAAGGAGACGATGACATCTAAGGCTTCTTTAGCTGTTGTCCCTCTTTCTAAACCAAGCCTGAAGTTAGGAAACAAGAAGTGTTCCTCAGTCATTTCAACCCACATGATTATTGTCATAGCAACCAAAGACCAAGACAAGACCCAAGCCTGAAGCACACCAATGCATGTACGATGTTCAATTTGCAGATCAACATGCAAACCAATCAACGGTACTTTCAACTCAGAATACCTCTATCACACGTTCAGTACAAAGGCAAAAATCATCCCCCTTCTGCACAGACAGAATCAGGAACCAGCAGCTTTTTCCCCTGGAAAGGAAGGTCGGCCCCCTCTTTCTCTGTGGTGACTCCATCTCCCATGAATCTGTCTGGCTCAGCTCTAGCCCTCAGCAAGCGCTGTGCTTCCTCCTGACTCCTACCTAGACAAAAGGaaatctctgcccagcccagcttTGCTCGCCATCATTCTATACAGGTGTTTTGGTTATTGCTACATATTGTGTCCCCTCAAAATTCATATGACGAAACCCTATCACCCAATATAATGATACTAGGCAAGGGGGCCTTTGGGAAATGACTAATAATGGAGGAACCTTATGATGGGATTAGTGTTTGTATGAAGGAGGCCTCAAGAGCTGCCTTGCCCCAtctaccatgtgaggacacagtaagAAGGCACCACCTGTGAGTCAGATATGCGTTCACACCAGACACCAAACGTTGGCACCTTGAACTTGGACTTCCCAGCTCCCAAACTATGAGaaataagtttctgttgtttaTCAGCATCCTATTTATAGTTATCTCAGTCTAGATGGTCTAAGACAATTAGTAATAACAGTATTTGATTACTAATCATTCTCCTCTGTGTATATAATTTGCTCAGAGATCTCATTAGAAATGGTTGTCTAGAAGGACATGCTCCATCCTTTTTCTACGTATTTCCCTCCTACCTATTAGCCTACAGCAACTGGTGTGGCTTACAGCTTCAGTTATCAAAAGAACACACCTTCCTTCTGAAGTGAGACATCCATCCTGGTCCTTCCAATTAATAAACCCTTTAAAGAGAGTACAGATACTGCCCTCTGTGTGACCATAGGCAGTTTACATAATACATTTGAACTTCAGTTTTATGACATCCATAAAATTAGTTCCTCTATCATTGGGTTACAATGAATATGAGTTTCATGAgataatgaacatgaaaatagatggcctggggctggggatatggctcagtggtagagcattttcctggcaggcatgaggccctggggtccaatccccaacactgcaaaagaaaaaaaaaaaagaatggcataGTGCCTAGGACCAAATAAATGATGAGTAGATTTCAGGGGGCAGAACACTGTTGCAGAGAAATCTGCAATTCAGAAATAAAGAACTAACTTCTCGCTCGGGTTTAACTACTCACAGGCAGTATGATCTTAAGTAACATCTTCTTTTCAAACCTCTATTTTCTTCTTGGTAAAGTAAAAACATTTCTACCTCCCTCCTCGGGCTGGTATGAAAGAAGA is part of the Callospermophilus lateralis isolate mCalLat2 chromosome 1, mCalLat2.hap1, whole genome shotgun sequence genome and encodes:
- the Scrn1 gene encoding secernin-1 isoform X2, producing the protein MGANEHGVCIANEAVTAREPAAETEALLGMDLVRLGLERGTTAKEALDVIVSLLEEHGQGGNYYEDANSCHSFQSAYLLVDRDEAWVLETIGKYWAAEKITEGVKCICNQLSLTTKMDAEHPELRTYAQSQGWWMGEDEFNFSQIFSPADDHPDNCAGKDSLEKQEESITVQTMIDILRDKASGVCIDSESFLTTASIVSVLPQNRSSPCIHYFTGTPDPSRSIFKPFIFVDDVKLVPKAQSPCFGDDDPAKKEPRFQEKPDRRHELYKAHEWARAVIESDQEQGRMLKKTMMELEKQGLEAMEEILSSPEPPDPAEVGDLFYDCVDTEIKFFK